The following are encoded together in the Caretta caretta isolate rCarCar2 unplaced genomic scaffold, rCarCar1.hap1 Scaffold_33, whole genome shotgun sequence genome:
- the LOC142070511 gene encoding sarcoplasmic/endoplasmic reticulum calcium ATPase 1-like, with translation SHFMQCTEENVDFEGLDCEVFESPVPMTMALSVLVTIEMCNALNSLSENQSLVRMPPWVNIWLLSSICLSMSLHFLILYVDPLPMIFKLTPLDLTHWLVVLKISFPVILLDEVLKFVARDYLEVGLEDPKRRKK, from the exons tcccaTTTCATGCAGTGCACGGAGGAAAACGTGGACTTTGAGGGGCTGGACTGCGAGGTATTCGAGTCGCCTGTGCCCATGACCATGGCCCTGTCTGTGCTGGTCACCATCGAGATGTGCAACGCCCTCAACAG CCTGTCTGAGAACCAGTCCCTGGTGCGCATGCCACCCTGGGTGAACATCTGGCTGCTGAGCTCCATCTGCCTCTCCATGTCCCTGCACTTCCTCATCCTCTACGTCGACCCCCTGCCC ATGATCTTCAAACTGACACCACTGGACCTGACCCACTGGCTTGTGGTGCTGAAGATCTCGTTCCCTGTCATCCTCCTGGATGAGGTGCTGAAATTTGTCGCCCGGGACTACCTGGAAG